Genomic window (Rosa chinensis cultivar Old Blush chromosome 6, RchiOBHm-V2, whole genome shotgun sequence):
AAATTGTAACTCAAAGAAGAAATAAGAAAGTTCTGTTAAGCTGACTTAACGCgtggtaagtgacgaagccaTTGTATCGGCTTCCTATagatggcgccaatgttaacgttagaaatTGAAAGCTTTAGTTAACGTTAGAGATGAAAGATAGAGTAAATAAGACACGAGaaatatagtggttcgtctctcgCCTTAGctggagactacgtccactttaATCTTGCACTATATGAGTTTGGGCCTTGTGGCCCAAATGGATTACAGAGTGTGTAATGGGTTGGTTTCTAAGTGGGAGGAGTGGTCCCTTTTATAAGGAAGGGAGCcactctcctttacattttcttcaatgtgggacaagaagTTCTTCTTCTAGTCTTCAAAGCATGTTGTGAAGGCATATTGTCATGATTGGGAAGTTGGTTTCCCGGCAAGCTCTTGTGCACTTCCGACTACCATGgtgtagcttggacatcgggctacgggatgcatatcgcggttgggtcccaccatgaCTTGTGGGctctcaaagagggtgttacataTGTTTGGTGACATAGAGAATAAGCCATGCTAGTGGAGGTATCTATAGTGGTAATTCATGATTGATGGGCTAGGAGAGGAGTGAATGATCATGTTCACTTAGGGGGTGAATCCAAGAATTGGTCTTGTGAAAATGTGAAGTAATTATGGACAGGCTGATTTGGCTTTCTTGATCTAATTTCATTCCTAAGCTCAAGTTATAAAAGATAAAGGGAAATGACTTGATAGAGGTGGGGAAATTAGGTATCCATTACATAGCTCAAATTAGGTATAGCGAAACTCAATCCCTAAATTCTTCGCTGAGTAATCAACGAGGGTGGAACTTCAAATGAGCCATTATTGCATTACGTGATGAGTAATTCAAGATTTCTAAAGAGACAGACGAGATAGAGGCCGTGACACTTCAGTGATTGCGATGATTAGCAAAACTGTACCCAAACAAAtgcatcttctttcttttgaggaagtgaaattttgttttgctatatttttagaccagataaaaataaatcaagacaataaaataattaattagatagtgattttatttttcagaTTGCCTTCAACGCATTCCTTCATTGTTGATGCTACTTTGGATGACATTGCTATCACTACTAGGTCTAGGAATCTTGTAGCGTCTATTGCTACTTAATTAGTTTTCTTCTTGttagaaaaataattattttattttagtggTAAGTTTAGTTTAGAGGAATTCACTGATGGTAAAAAACTTTATAAGGTTCTTGATTCTGTTAACTATTTCTGTACAGTATTTGCGAAAATTCTTGATGACTTTATTGTCCAGTCCTCCTTAAGGAACAATAATGGTTCCTAACTACACTAGTATAACTTAATGACCACGCTTTGGGAACAAATCGTACTCCTATAGTATATCCTATTCATATAGCTCATGCTAACATTTATTCCTGTTGTGTTTATTTATTACGTTCTTACTTGCCATGAATTTAAGGAACTCAGCATATGTATATCTATTATTTGAGTTGAATATCGCCTTCACTCGATTTTTGGAGGGTTCTTGGTCGGCATTGCCCTCATCCACGGGTATTTTAATTCTCTTATTCAAAGCTTATTTTTGTCAAGTTGTTTGAGTGAAGAGGCTATGTTGATTTACCAATAAGATTTAAAGCCTCTAGCCACGTTAGCAATTTTACATGTCATGTGGGGCTTAGGATAAGATTTGAGCTTCGACAATTATTGCACTAGTTAGCCCCAATAGGTTGACTCATATATATTGATTGGAAAATGATTTGCGGCCTCAATCAgacctaagatttgtggcctcaattttAGATGTCATGCTTTGTCATCTGTACACATcatctatttgtcaaatcatgtcatgtaattcttgagaaaaatactatcttatcattccaaaatctaatgactctaaattattttggtttttttttttttttgaataaattttggcttcttctaaaaagaaacaaaatttggctttctttcatttttttcttttcattacactcatgttagatttaaacaacaatttttttttctttaatcaagaatagaaaaagCTTCATGTACATAGACTTGcatgtaattcagtcaatagaCTTGCATGTACATTCGATTAATAGATTTGCagaacacatgtatatgaattcaacctttatTGGGTTCctacaaattttgaaaatataatgtgaaaaatgcatattcatatgattgtatatattcttttgttcattgttttctctttatgtaagTAGAGTTTAAATGTTAgatctgaatttattattttttgtttgtttttctcttatatttagattgtagatgttaaTTAATGGCTGCTCATTAAAgtgaaattttttcttacctcttaatttagacatgaGTATTTCTCAAATTCgatttattaatgatattttttctttggatgaaattaatcaatatttgaaaagaaaagttaacgtaTATTTCTTGACATATAATACAATATAGGAAAgcatttaattaaatgaagaaaaatattgatcaaagaatCCGTAGatatatctcttaaattaatacataattaatagctgatattttttttatcacctgattaaattcattaatgtaattgattcacccactaacatctaaaaggaaatgtaaaagggtaaatttggtgttgcaatagtatgatgtgacaagatatattatgtggaattgaaaataaaatttgtatttacttacatggcatgacacctaggatttgaggccacaaattttaggcctcattgagacCCCATATCATTTGAGGCTCAACACGAACTTCCAAATGATCTATTTGGTAAATCTCCATACCGAGACAAGAATATAAACTCGGCAATTGTGGGAAGACTTGCATTCATTTGTTTAGTTTTCCTTTACTACTTTAGCAGAGACttaagaaatcaaatctgcATAGATATTTCAAGTAGGGAATATCTTCCTTCCAGAAACTTGGAAGCTAGCTGTGCTCTACTTTCGAAAGCTGATGAGATaacttcctctctttttctaatCTAATTCttacgattttttttttctagtcgAGAAATCTTGCAGGCCAGTGACTACAAGGAAAGGTTCGAGAGCGTCACGCCGTCATGCATGATGTAAAAGGTGAAGTCTTTATATAGTGACTTGCATAAAGACTCAAAATGTAttcaatttccaagaaaatccaCCAAGAAAAACCAACAACGTACACCCAATATTTTAAGAGAGAACAAGCCctcctttctcctcctcacatatCGGTTGTGCTCTGTTTATCGTCTCTTCCATAAATCTAACCATGAGCGACGAACTAGCCCATGATTTCTCTCCCATCATCAAAGTATACAAAGACGGTCGAATCGACCGCCTCCTAGGCACATCCACAGTCCCTGCATGCATTGATCCCCAAACCGGTGTTCAATCCAAAGACGTCGTCATCTCAACCGCACCACCCATCTCTGCAAGGCTTTATATTCCCAAATCCACCGCAACCGAGTCAGCCCAGAAGCTCCCTCTTCTGGTTTACTTTCACGGCGGTGGCTTTTGCGTTGAAAGCGCTTTCTCTCCCACTTATCACAACTACCTCAACTCTTTAGTCTCCGAGGCCAAAGTTGCAGCTGTTTCTGTTGAATATAGGCTGGCGCCGGAGGATCCACTCCCGGCTGCCTATGAAGATTCGTGGGCCGCACTCAAATGGGTGGAGTCCCATCTCGCAGGAAACGGCCCGGAAGACTGGCTGAACCGGTATGCAGATTTGAACCGGGTTTTCTTTTCAGGTGATAGTGCTGGGGCTAACATAGCTCACCACATGGGTTTGAGAGTTGGATCTGAGAAGTTGGTGGGTTTTAAGCTGAATGGGATTGTTCTGGTGCATCCCTACTTTTGGGGTGAAGAACCAATAGGGGGAGAAGTAGCTTTGGCCGAGAGTCTTAGAAAGATGGTGCCTGCTTTGTGGCGGTTTGCTTACCCTTTGACTAGTGGATCCGATGACCCGTTTTTTAATCCGGGTAAGGATCCGAAGTTGGGGGAGTTGGGTTGTGAGAAAGTTTTGGTCTGTGTTGCGGAGAAGGATGCGTTGAAAGATAGGGGGTGGTATTACAGTGAGGTGTTGAAGAAGAGTGGATGGAATGGAGTTGTGGAGGTATCAGAAGCGAAGGAGGAGCAGCATGTGTTCCATTTGTCCAATGCTACTTGTGACAATGCTGTGACCATGCTCAAGAAGATCGTTTCTTTCATGAATTAGTTTTGGTTTCGATTCTGGTTAGCTTGTTGGTCTCTTCTTCATATGTTCTGGTATTCTATGCCTGCTTGTACTACCGTACTATGTTTCTTGGATAATAATGATCCTAGTACAAGAGAATTCTATGCTTAAATTGTGAAAATGTGAAAGTAGCTCTTGACCGGCCGATCTGGCTTTCTTTATGTAATTCCTTCCTAAGCTCAAGTTATAAAAGAAAAAGGGGAAATGACTCGATTAAGATGGGGAAATTAGGTAtccattacaaatttacaatagcTCAAATTATTAGGTACCATGAAACTATGCCCTAAATTTCTTCACCAAGTAATTAACGAGGTGGCTAATTACCCTTCATATGAGCCATTATTGCATTATGTGATGAGTAATTCTAGAGAGAGACGAGACACAGGTCGTGAGTCTGTGACACCCATGACCAAAATTGCGTCTGCGatggttagtttttttttttttttttttgaatcaaacctcGCAAATGCGTGGAAAAagatttaataaaaataaagggaaatacAAGTAAGAGGTGAGGACATATCATACACCTCCCAGATGTAAAATACTACGGATGAGGAATGACAAACAGCATCCTGCcttccaaaacaaaagaaatcatctaAAACGGAGACCCAACTTATCccttaaacaaaattgattaACGAAGCTTGGAGATGAATCAAACCAAGTAAAGCCCGTACCTGAAGCGCCAAAATTGGCCAATGCATCAGCCACCTGGTTTCCTTCATGAAAAATATGTGAACAACGAAATTGCATCATTGAAATGCGATGGACACAATTTTTCCATGCCACCTATAATTGCCAAGGTACCATTTGAGGAGAGCGGAGAAAATTCAGAATTAGGGAAGAGTCAACTTCAAGCCAAATATGCTTCCAATCACGAACCCATGCAAGCTCAAGTGCCTTGATCACTGCCATAACCTCCACAGCAATGGAATAGGAATGTCAAGGGTTGATGAAAAAGCACCGACAACCTCCCCATGGAAATCACAAAAAACTCCACCATAACCTGAACAATCCTCCCCTCGCTTCCAAGCACCATCTGCGTTAACTTTGAACCAACCAATAATGGGTGGATGCCAATTCACCTCGTAAACTTTCGGGGCATAACGCGGCCTACAAGTAGCACCAAACCTCTTCAAGACACAAAGCTCCTGTATGTTGTTAAACATATGTCCAGTAGCTATGCGACTAGAAGCATAAACATGGCCATTAATTA
Coding sequences:
- the LOC112170511 gene encoding probable carboxylesterase 12 codes for the protein MSDELAHDFSPIIKVYKDGRIDRLLGTSTVPACIDPQTGVQSKDVVISTAPPISARLYIPKSTATESAQKLPLLVYFHGGGFCVESAFSPTYHNYLNSLVSEAKVAAVSVEYRLAPEDPLPAAYEDSWAALKWVESHLAGNGPEDWLNRYADLNRVFFSGDSAGANIAHHMGLRVGSEKLVGFKLNGIVLVHPYFWGEEPIGGEVALAESLRKMVPALWRFAYPLTSGSDDPFFNPGKDPKLGELGCEKVLVCVAEKDALKDRGWYYSEVLKKSGWNGVVEVSEAKEEQHVFHLSNATCDNAVTMLKKIVSFMN